The following coding sequences lie in one Phaeodactylum tricornutum CCAP 1055/1 chromosome 12, whole genome shotgun sequence genomic window:
- a CDS encoding predicted protein produces LDAKFLSTKEFHMYETSGIPCVIRSIPDGYDGGRFASEWAASRYWSLEKLAADPDLRDRFFKCGEDDDGKSVKVKLKHFIKYLQSNADDSPLYIFDTSFEEDRKAKRVLADYRVPSYFSDDLFQLVSEARRPPYRWFLVGPERSGSTVHVDPLATSAWNTLMFGKKRWVLFPPQVPKQVVKGRGLVRRDEDDEAIHYFMFILPRIKRKAASLKHHEDYKDFACYEFTQNAGETCFIPHGWWHAVLNLTHTVGVTQNFCSERNFDQVWLKTRSGRKHMAWKWLQQLDLKYPHLAE; encoded by the exons TTAGATGCCAAGTTTTTGTCGACGAAAGAATTTCACATGTACGAAACTTCCGGAATTCCTTGCGTCATTCGAAGTATACCAGATGGTTACGATGGTGGACGGTTTGCATCCGAGTGGGCGGCGTCGCGCTACTGGTCACTAGAAAAGTTGGCGGCAGACCCTGATTTGAGAGATCGATTCTTCAAATGTGGAGAGGACGATGACGGTAAGTCGGTCAAAGTCAAGTTGAAGCACTTTATTAAGTACCTGCAGAGTAATGCGGACGACTCGCCCCTCTACATTTTCGACACATCCTTTGAGGAAGACCGTAAGGCGAAACGGGTTCTAGCGGACTACCGTGTTCCATCTTATTTCAGTGACGACTTGTTCCAATTAGTGTCGGAGGCCCGGAGACCGCCGTACCGTTGGTTTCTAGTCGGCCCCGAACGCAGCGGAAGTACCGTTCACGTCGATCCTTTGGCCACTAGTGCTTGGAATACTCTGATGTTCGGGAAAAAGCGCTGGGTACTCTTTCCTCCGCAAGTGCCGAAGCAAGTAGTTAAGGGAAGGGGGCTGGTACGCAGggatgaggatgacgaaGCCATTCACTATTTCATGTTCATTTTGCCAAGGATCAAACGCAAGGCTGCGTCTTTGAAACATCACGAAGACTATAAGGACTTTGCCTGCTACGAATTTACACAGAATGCGGGAG AAACTTGCTTCATTCCACATGGCTGGTGGCATGCAGTGCTGAACCTTACGCACACAGTCGGAGTAACACAAAATTTTTGCTCTGAACGTAACTTCGATCAGGTTTGGCTGAAGACGCGGTCGGGACGGAAGCATATGGCGTGGAAGTGGTTACAGCAGCTTGACCTTAAATATCCACATTTGGCCGAA
- a CDS encoding predicted protein, translating to MVSMKASLAFLWLLLASNRFCVQSFRPDWSNHQTRLSGSCVFSAKNIDRPNTTDNKAMAFLRRMGRVGGNRDFTHAIGIDEGPSTKSTGSGKKKKKAAFQSCALTGVIDDLSEPFPTTSSGTQWAGYTDQVMGGVSTGHLCREDFDGRTSNVLRGKVSLRNNGGFIQMATNLAHDAKDSRLVDASSFDGIEVDVQYQGEQEEETFNIHLKNVCCPLPYSSYRARFSVPKGSWMTARVPWTDFRGHGPGASDIPFSSNSLTRAGIVAIGKEMEVLLAVSGLRFYREKN from the exons ATGGTGTCCATGAAAGCATCATTGGCTTTTCTGTGGCTTCTTCTTGCCTCTAATAGATTTTGTGTCCAATCGTTTCGCCCGGATTGGTCGAATCACCAAACGAGACTTTCTGGAAGCTGCGTCTTCAGTGCGAAAAATATTGACCGTCCAAATACGACCGACAACAAGGCCATGGCGTTTCTTCGAAGAATGGGTCGCGTAGGGGGCAATCGTGATTTTACGCACGCAATCGGAATCGACGAAGGTCCTTCAACCAAGTCCACCGGAAGTGGGAAAAAA aaaaagaaagccgCCTTTCAGTCTTGTGCACTTACAGGTGTCATTGATGATCTCTCAGAACCGTTTCCAACCACCAGTTCCGG AACACAGTGGGCTGGATACACAGATCAAGTAATGGGCGGTGTATCAACTGGGCATCTTTGTCGGGAAGATTTTGACGGACGAACGTCTAACGTTTTGCGTGGCAAAGTCAGTTTGCGCAATAACGGCGGCTTTATCCAAATGGCGACAAATCTGGCGCACGACGCAAAAGACTCTAGGCTCGTTGATGCGTCCTCCTTTGACGGCATAGAAGTAGATGTACAGTATCAAGGAGAACAAGAGGAAGAAACATTCAACATACA CTTGAAAAATGTTTGCTGCCCGCTCCCGTATAGCTCATACCGTGCACGGTTTTCCGTTCCGAAAGGATCCTGGATGACAGCTCGGGTTCCATGGACAGACTTTCGCGGACACGGGCCGGGTGCTTCCGATATTCCGTTCTCTTCTAATTCGCTGACAAGAGCCGGGATTGTGGCTATTGGTAAAGAAATGGAAGTGCTGCTAGCTGTTTCTGGCCTCCGTTTCTACAGAGAAAAAAATTAA
- the RPN1 gene encoding regulatory proteasome non-atpase subunit 1 (26S proteasome regulatory non ATPase subunit, homolog to animal subunit) translates to MADVSPKDSGNAKGKGLKKEEIVDTLSEDDKELKERLETCVTTLVNAANEASVTTAIRNNALDVMVNELRTATASMTSVPKPLKFLRPHFALLKSCYDAIGDCDNELIELRARLSDVLAVLAMTMGKPEERESLKFKLAGVKDYALLRDRKSPSKHADDNLGSWGHEFVRSLAGEIGQEYDQRVIDGADPNQDDSFEDLLSMIDVIVPFHVSHNAESEAIDLLIEVQRLKNLLKLDTIDETNYQRICLYLIKTADYMSDPDDLSEMLETALEIFKSQHQYFDALRVALRMNDTEKIADLLKACTDPLMRKQMCLLLGRHRVNFDAEEADIEDDDVELLSELIGNEKLSEQFLKLAQDLDVMDPKTPEDIYKSHLAETGGFSRRRDTSANVDSARANLASTYVNAFVNAGFGQDKLMTPDNDWLYKNKDHGMMAAAASLGSILLWNVEEGLTQIDKFLYSNEDYVKAGAALAVGIVSSGVRNDADPALALLSEHVEGESHVMKCAACTGLGIAYAGSAREDVMEILTPVVESSEGGPTTMMEVSLAGLALGMIFVGTCDDMVGGTIVQRLMEATDDELDHTHARFLCLGLALLFLGQMEKAEAMIEALRTVEHKIAKYAVVMLETAAYAGSGNVLKVQEMMHQCAEHLTEDAEHQMAAVLGIGLITMGEAVGSEMALRTFDHLLHYCELPIKRAVPLSLAVLNISNPDFAVIDQLSRLSHDPDIEISQNAIFGLGIVSAGTNNSRVAGLLRQLSEFYSKEAGHIFCVRIAQGLLHMGKGLMTLNPVHSDRMLMNGPALGGMLVLLHSCLDLKSTLLDKSHYLLYYLTCAMNPRMLITVDEELNWRPVTARVGQAVETVGQAGKPKRITGFQTHTTPVLLAATDLAELGTEEVFSMSSVLEGIVILKDNPDYEPEEKK, encoded by the exons ATGGCGGACGTGAGCCCGAAGGATAGCGGAAACGCGAAGGGCAAAGGTCTcaagaaggaagaaattgtcGATACCTTGTCcgaagacgacaaggaaCTCAAGGAGCGTTTGGAAACCTGCGTAACCACACTCGTAAATGCAGCAAACGAAGCTTCCGTTACTACGGCGATTCGCAATAACGCCTTGGATGTGATGGTTAATGAACTCCGAACCGCAACAGCTTCAATGACGTCGGTGCCCAAACCGCTCAAGTTCCTTCGTCCGCATTTTGCTTTGCTGAAATCCTGTTACGATGCGATTGGAGACTGCGATAACGAACTCATAGAACTGCGTGCTCGCTTGTCAGATGTTTTAGCTGTTTTGGCCATGACCATGGGTAAGCCGGAAGAACGCGAGAGTCTGAAGTTCAAGCTTGCAGGGGTCAAGGATTATGCGCTATTGAGGGATCGGAAATCACCGTCGAAACACGCCGACGACAATCTAGGATCCTGGGGGCACGAGTTCGTCCGATCACTGGCGGGTGAAATTGGGCAAGAATACGATCAGAGAGTGATTGATGGAGCGGATCCGAATCAAGACGACTCGTTCGAGGATTTGCTGTCGATGATCGACGTTATCGTGCCCTTTCACGTTTCCCACAATGCCGAATCGGAAGCGATTGATCTCTTGATTGAAGTTCAGAGACTCAAAAACCTATTGAAACTCGATACAATCGATGAGACGAATTACCAGCGCATCTGTTTGTATCTGATCAAGACAGCGGACTACATGTCGGACCCGGACGATCTTTCG GAAATGCTGGAAACGGCACTGGAAATATTTAAGTCTCAGCACCAGTACTTCGACGCACTACGTGTGGCGTTGCGAATGAACGACACCGAAAAAATCGCAGATTTACTCAAGGCTTGTACCGACCCCTTGATGCGAAAGCAAATGTGTCTCTTATTGGGGCGCCATCGAGTCAACTTCGACGCCGAAGAAGCCGATATcgaggatgacgacgttGAGCTGCTTAGTGAGCTAATTGGTAACGAAAAGCTGAGCGAGCAGTTTCTCAAGTTGGCCCAGGATCTCGACGTTATGGATCCCAAAACGCCTGAGGATATCTACAAGTCCCATTTGGCTGAAACCGGAGGCTTCAGTCGTCGTCGGGATACGAGTGCGAATGTTGACTCGGCCCGGGCCAATTTGGCAAGCACCTACGTCAACGCTTTCGTCAATGCGGGTTTTGGTCAAGACAAACTGATGACTCCCGACAACGATTGGCTATATAAAAACAAAGACCACGGGATGATGGCGGCAGCAGCCTCATTGGGATCGATTCTTCTCTGGAACGTCGAAGAAGGATTGACACAAATCGACAAATTTTTGTATTCTAATGAAGATTACGTCAAAGCTGGAGCTGCGCTGGCCGTCGGCATTGTAAGTAGCGGTGTACGCAATGATGCCGATCCTGCGCTGGCTCTACTGTCGGAACACGTAGAAGGTGAATCACATGTTATGAAATGTGCCGCTTGCACTGGTTTGGGCATAGCTTACGCTGGTTCGGCACGTGAAGATGTTATGGAAATCCTCACGCCGGTTGTAGAGAGTTCAGAAGGCGGCCCGACCACGATGATGGAAGTTTCGTTGGCAGGTCTTGCTCTCGGCATGATCTTTGTTGGCACATGTGACGATATGGTAGGAGGTACCATTGTACAACGGTTGATGGAAGCAACGGATGATGAACTGGATCATACGCATGCCCGCTTTCTTTGTCTTGGATTGGCTCTCCTGTTTCTGggacaaatggaaaaggCTGAAGCTATGATAGAAGCTCTCCGCACAGTAGAACACAAAATTGCGAAATACGCTGTTGTCATGTTGGAGACTGCGGCCTACGCTGGGTCTGGCAACGTTCTCAAGGTCCAAGAGATGATGCACCAGTGCGCCGAGCACTTGACAGAGGACGCGGAGCATCAAATGGCGGCTGTTTTGGGAATTGGTTTGATCACGATGGGCGAAGCGGTGGGTTCTGAAATGGCGCTGCGAACATTCGATCACTTGCTGCACTACTGCGAATTGCCGATCAAGCGCGCTGTGCCACTTTCATTAGCTGTACTAAACATTTCCAATCCAGACTTTGCAGTAATCGACCAGCTTTCTCGTCTGTCTCACGATCCTGACATAGAAATTTCTCAAAACGCTATTTTTGGGCTGGGTATTGTCAGCGCCGGTACAAACAACTCTCGTGTCGCCGGGCTTTTGAGGCAGTTGAGCGAGTTTTACAGCAAGGAAGCTGGCCATATTTTTTGCGTGCGAATTGCGCAAGGCCTGCTACATATGGGTAAGGGTTTAATGACACTTAACCCAGTCCATTCCGATCGTATGCTCATGAATGGACCTGCTCTTGGTGGTATGCTTGTTTTGCTGCACTCTTGCCTCGATCTCAAGAGTACTTTGCTGGACAAGAGTCACTATCTGCTTTACTACCTGACATGCGCAATGAATCCCCGAATGCTGATTACAGTCGACGAGGAATTGAATTGGCGACCAGTAACTGCTCGCGTGGGACAGGCTGTCGAGACCGTTGGACAAGCAGGGAAGCCCAAGCGTATAACTGGCTTCCAGACGCACACGACACCTGTTCTGCTTGCTGCAACGGACCTAGCCGAGCTTGGCACCGAAGAAGTGTTCAGCATGAGCAGTGTGCTAGAGGGTATCGTGATCTTGAAAGACAATCCAGACTACGAACCCGAAGAAAAGAAATAA
- a CDS encoding predicted protein, which produces MASDATPSFYEDIDNLKKLCDFLRGKHGPPVREALLIEKRVHYMKGEKLVNFLVEPKKGTKWPTNLPKFASRSDAILVCKELCKQQFLLRSEKRGKGELDVARVRDFDEAGYFTWVYEGDKTMSHLMSAGLIVGFLFCVCFPIWPQFLRVFVWYLSVTLLLFIFILVTFRALAFLFIWIIGFEFWFLPNLFDETLSFVDSFKPVYSFDPAKPGQLPYRIGVAVAFGSFCYWAVTQPSEFDGFRAAQGDFLKDLYAGTLLSDMSQEDKENIDKPKIQSLDDLLKSLDQDIKENADFLSEEDEDEKLDSLLDNLVDIEEDIAEEEE; this is translated from the exons ATGGCGTCCGACGCAACACCGTCATTTTACGAAGATATTGACAATCTCAAAAAGCTATGCGACTTTTTAAGGGGTAAACACGGACCTCCGGTTCGTGAAGCTTTGTTAATAGAGAAGCGCGTTCACTACATGAAAG GTGAAAAACTCGTTAATTTTTTGGTGGAACCAAAGAAGGGTACGAAATGGCCGACCAATCTACCCAAATTTGCCAGCCGATCAGACGCCATTCTGGTTTGCAAAGAGCTGTGCAAACAGCAATTTTTGCTAAGGTCCGAAAAGCGCGGCAAAGGAGAACTAGAC GTTGCCCGTGTTCGTGATTTCGACGAGGCTGGCTATTTTACGTGGGTGTACGAAGGTGATAAAACCATGAGTCACCTTATGTCGGCCGGTCTGATTGTGGGGTTTCTCTTCTGCGTGTGTTTTCCGATTTGGCCACAATTTCTCCGCGTTTTTGTTTGGTACCTGTCCGTCACGTTGCTGCTTTTCATCTTTATCCTCGTGACTTTCCGGGCACTGGCATTCTTATTCATTTGGATCATCGGCTTTGAATTCTGGTTTTTGCCGAACTTGTTTGACGAGACTTTGAGCTTTGTGGACAGTTTCAAGCCAGTATATTCGTTCGACCCCGCAAAGCCTGGACAGCTACCCTACCGGATTGGTGTAGCGGTGGCGTTTGGATCGTTTTGTTACTGGGCCGTTACGCAGCCGTCGGAATTTGATGGTTTCCGGGCAGCTCAAGGGGATTTCTTGAAGGATCTGTACGCTGGCACCCTGCTATCGGACATGTCGCAAGAGGATAAGGAGAATATCGACAAGCCAAAAATACAATCATTAGACGATCTTCTTAAAAGTTTGGACCAAGATATCAAAGAGAATGCAGActtcctttcggaagaagacgaggatgagAAGCTGGACTCTCTGCTCGATAATCTTGTTGATATTGAGGAAGAcattgcggaagaagaagagtaa
- a CDS encoding predicted protein, translating to MGQSQAPINPLCVYSASQRKPKKNRSKASSRLVGENRNLEKCYLRLTTFPRKQDVRPLDVLRQALAHIKAKYIQEEDFGWANEQLKSLRQDMTVQRIRNYFVLSVYETHARILLEHGNLNEFNQCQTMLRSLTDGDRAGRDSELNDILFETDDEGDFHFISLAQSRKTADEFRAYALLYALVQRCWSTLKVDLVRAKASMRDLEAEELESASRHALRVVTAVNTHDYRFFFRLYEVAPNMSACLMDFLVKRVRDHAYQRIVAAHRPCVSVEQFREWMVFSDLEETRQYLNERGAIYVYEQGEAPIWVDCKQSMVGNEWIKA from the coding sequence ATGGGGCAGTCACAGGCTCCAATCAATCCTCTCTGTGTCTATTCAGCATCGCagcgaaagccaaagaagaaCAGATCCAAAGCATCGTCGCGCCTAGTTGGCGAGAATCGCAATCTGGAAAAATGCTATTTGCGGCTGACCACGTTTCCTCGAAAACAAGATGTTCGCCCTCTCGACGTATTGAGACAAGCGTTGGCTCACATTAAAGCAAAGTATATTCAGGAAGAAGATTTTGGCTGGGCCAATGAGCAGTTGAAAAGCCTACGACAAGATATGACAGTGCAAAGGATTCGGAATTATTTCGTTCTCTCCGTATACGAAACGCATGCCCGTATCCTGTTGGAGCATGGCAATCTGAATGAATTTAATCAATGCCAAACTATGTTACGAAGCTTGACAGACGGTGATAGAGCAGGGAGGGATTCAGAGCTGAACGACATTTTGTTTGAAACCGACGATGAGGGCGACTTCCATTTCATCTCACTTGCACAATCACGCAAAACGGCCGATGAGTTTCGAGCATATGCGTTGCTGTACGCGCTTGTTCAAAGATGTTGGTCCACTCTTAAAGTAGACTTGGTTCGCGCCAAAGCCTCGATGCGAGATTTGGAAGCGGAAGAATTGGAGAGTGCCAGTCGGCACGCCCTAAGGGTGGTGACAGCTGTGAACACACACGACTAtcgctttttcttccgtttgTACGAAGTGGCACCCAACATGTCGGCATGCTTGATGGATTTTTTGGTCAAGCGCGTCCGCGATCACGCATACCAACGAATAGTTGCGGCCCATCGACCTTGTGTGAGTGTCGAGCAGTTTCGGGAATGGATGGTTTTTTCTGACTTGGAAGAAACACGTCAGTATCTCAACGAGAGAGGAGCAATATATGTTTATGAGCAAGGAGAAGCCCCTATTTGGGTGGATTGCAAACAGTCTATGGTAGGAAATGAATGGATCAAAGCCTAG
- a CDS encoding predicted protein translates to MLNPQLAEHLQRLNDEDDAYAERARGRKGGGESADDQKTSKAKPVFVNGFVLLIRSLTLWTKAYDVVSDQKIFFLLLLFRFLVAQSTVGFFIDSLLVICCHLRFSQQKSMQRTDSSFQNAALTTSRFRISDSLGSIGAPPLLSSAIQSFRVNKSAEELSSIEEFVQAQKDFLVAFDKGLSVLRKSTAFQLRIGPAARGVDRVESATLRRHTQGGALNKGPLLSSSTLRRLLAESICRQASAISFQKKAASTFNDKEFVSLISLQEKRAKFLELVSESSSYLLASSLHTRDLRAVTLATQETTCHLSSCCHVYRNDAGCTFETKTTHGRLLLSMAKQVDALQVALFTYIDCRSDFRDDRARINWDETAQIVNDIIGAMDKVEKEIRVLTHRGEESDSACHSTLLNRQVIPSQQCLRTADFFAAGLESVSTSSHEHGGYPMKTVVFAGNGSIHPRLLTSKAPTITPILQTKVDNGSELCLIKELERYLSTFPKEEEIDSKINREGLGETQLAPTNSFDSKRPNAPAVSFAYKLDISELKRNIAALQPDGNDCKEKGLT, encoded by the coding sequence ATGCTGAATCCACAGTTAGCAGAGCACCTGCAACGCTtgaacgacgaagacgatgcaTACGCCGAGAGAGcgcgaggaagaaaaggaggcgGCGAATCAGCTGATGATCAAAAGACATCGAAGGCGAAGCCCGTTTTTGTCAATGGATTTGTACTTTTGATCCGTTCGTTGACTTTATGGACTAAAGCGTATGATGTGGTCTCAGATCAAAAGATCTTCTTTCTTCTATTGCTAtttcgttttcttgttgcacAGAGCACTGTTGGTTTTTTCATTGACAGCTTATTGGTGATATGCTGTCACCTTCGTTTCAGTCAACAAAAAAGCATGCAGCGAACGGACTCATCCTTTCAAAACGCAGCGCTGACAACCAGTCGCTTTCGAATATCAGACTCTTTAGGTTCTATCGGCGCGCCACCGCTGCTCTCATCTGCTATACAATCGTTCCGTGTAAACAAATCAGCGGAAGAGCTTTCTTCCATTGAGGAATTTGTTCAGGCacaaaaagactttttggTCGCCTTCGACAAAGGTTTGAGTGTGCTGCGAAAATCAACGGCTTTTCAATTGAGAATAGGTCCAGCCGCAAGGGGAGTAGACAGAGTCGAAAGCGCAACTTTGCGAAGACATACACAGGGAGGCGCTCTGAACAAAGGTCCATTGTTGTCCTCTTCCACACTGAGACGGCTTCTAGCTGAGAGTATTTGTCGTCAAGCGAGTGCGATTTCATTTCAGAAGAAAGCAGCATCGACTTTCAATGACAAGGAATTTGTATCTCTTATAAGCCTTCAAGAAAAAAGAGCAAAGTTTCTTGAACTTGTATCTGAATCCTCCAGCTATTTGCTTGCATCCTCGCTACATACCCGTGATCTTCGGGCGGTGACGCTTGCGACACAAGAGACGACGTGCCatctttcttcctgttgccATGTTTACAGAAACGATGCAGGATGCACGTTCGAGACAAAAACAACACACGGTAGACTGCTACTATCAATGGCAAAGCAAGTTGATGCCTTGCAGGTCGCTCTTTTCACCTACATAGATTGTAGGAGCGACTTTAGGGATGATAGAGCTCGAATTAATTGGGACGAAACGGCCCAGATTGTCAACGACATCATCGGAGCGATGGATAAGGTTGAAAAAGAGATAAGAGTGCTTACGCATCGAGGAGAAGAGAGCGATTCCGCATGCCATTCCACTTTATTAAACAGACAAGTGATTCCTTCTCAGCAGTGTCTCCGAACCGCAGATTTTTTTGCTGCCGGGTTGGAATCCGTCTCCACATCTAGTCATGAGCATGGGGGATATCCTATGAAGACGGTTGTCTTTGCAGGAAACGGTTCAATACATCCCCGTCTTTTGACGTCGAAGGCACCAACAATTACCCCAATACTCCAAACCAAAGTCGACAATGGTTCGGAACTGTGTTTAATTAAGGAGCTCGAGCGTTACCTCTCGACTTTTCCGAAGGAGGAGGAAATTGATAGCAAAATCAATCGAGAAGGCCTTGGAGAGACACAGTTGGCTCCAACTAACTCTTTTGATAGCAAGCGGCCAAATGCACCAGCGGTGAGCTTCGCTTACAAGTTGGATATATCAGAACTCAAAAGAAACATCGCAGCACTACAGCCTGACGGAAATGATTGTAAAGAAAAGGGTTTGACCTGA
- a CDS encoding predicted protein — DYDDLMDNDPVLEMIRQKRLEEIRTAQIKHAENVAKGHGQYRTISQDEFLPECTGSSEFVAVHFFHDEFERCKIMDHHLKIVATQHTTCKFLRIDAQKTPFFVSKLQVRTLPTLIVFRDGKALDRLTGFDGLSPVD; from the coding sequence GACTATGATGATTTGATGGACAACGATCCCGTGTTAGAGATGATTCGGCAAAAACGACTAGAGGAGATTCGGACAGCACAAATTAAGCACGCCGAGAATGTTGCCAAAGGCCATGGGCAGTATCGAACGATTTCGCAGGACGAATTTCTGCCAGAATGCACAGGCTCGTCCGAATTTGTTGCCGTCCATTTCTTTCACGACGAGTTTGAGCGCTGCAAAATCATGGACCATCATTTAAAAATTGTTGCGACACAGCATACTACCTGTAAATTTCTGAGAATTGACGCACAAAAAACACCGTTCTTTGTCAGCAAACTTCAAGTGAGAACACTACCAACGCTTATAGTTTTTCGCGATGGCAAGGCGCTGGATCGATTGACAGGCTTTGACGGCTTATCCCCTGTAGAT
- a CDS encoding predicted protein, whose product MMFGNDQHAYNDGHDDSQHHHAAVPLVVLRQVPPVLRYESGPIEATGLAVNAYARGTVLMSSLFLGPALLKLASEAADCHDGEDCSGVKIYGFRPSSILTNIAIASGLLGPILMPIFGAFVDHTRYRKEVGAYSAAGLTIVKGIEIFVGPKTWFYIALLQVLSSVFYNIHVTATYAYTSELTRNANQQADYNAFYMTVVYVSTLLFMAEVILVSRFLGTDDVGTARVSQTITALTSAPIFYLAWSSLFREKPALNEVPPGMNLLTCGIQKVCKTASQISSDFEDLKWLLLSIVFAESGMSALITISTTYMTQVLNMSSSEIGVVFFTVIIMGVPGSKFGAWIGRKFRSPLVSAKLGNLFFILFTTAASIYLRSPNDKKTVAIFGALWGLGIGWLSPTHTTAFISIMPTGSEAELMGNYLVACQILSWLPPLVFTLLNENGIPMAFGLASLDLYFLLGLICLIPIRDYAMVEDMHDVSVPQFENEVM is encoded by the exons ATGATGTTCGGAAACGACCAGCATGCGTATAACGATGGTCATGACGACAGTCAACACCATCACGCTGCCGTGCCTTTGGTCGTTCTTCGCCAAGTGCCACCCGTTTTGCGATATGAATCTGGTCCCATCGAAGCGACTGGGTTAGCAGTCAATGCGTATGCCCGGGGAACAGTCCTAATGAGTTCTCTATTTCTCGGCCCTGCGCTGTTAAAATTAGCATCGGAAGCTGCAGACTGTCATGATGGGGAGGATTGCAGCGGTGTAAAAATTTATGGGTTTCGACCGTC GTCAATTCTGACAAACATTGCAATTGCTTCTGGCTTGCTGGGACCAATATTAATGCCCATCTTCGGAGCATTTGTAGACCACACCAGATATCGCAAAGAGGTGGGTGCTTACAGCGCAGCAGGCTTGACAATTGTTAAGGGCATCGAAATTTTCGTCGGTCCGAAGACATGGTTCTATATTGCTCTCCTTCAAGTGCTTTCCAGTGTATTTTACAATATTCATGTAACCGCAACCTACGCCTACACATCAGAGTTGACAAGAAACGCTAACCAGCAAGCCGACTACAACGCTTTTTACATGACTGTTGTATATGTCTCCACACTTCTGTTCATGGCTGAGGTAATCTTGGTATCGAGATTTCTAGGTACAGATGATGTAGGTACCGCTAGAGTATCGCAGACCATCACAGCATTGACTTCTGCACCGATCTTTTACTTGGCTTGGTCGTCGCTTTTTCGGGAGAAGCCCGCTCTCAATGAAGTTCCGCCAGGTATGAACCTCTTGACCTGCGGTATTCAAAAAGTGTGCAAGACTGCATCACAGATTTCATCCGACTTTGAGGATTTGAAATGGCTTCTCCTTTCCATTGTCTTTGCCGAATCTGGAATGAGCGCGTTGATTACGATTTCGACCACATATATGACACAGGTACTCAACATGAGCTCAAGCGAGATTGGAGTCGTCTTTTTTACCGTTATCATTATGGGTGTTCCTGGGAGTAAATTTGGAGCATGGATCGGGAGAAAATTTCGTAGCCCATTGGTTAGCGCAAAACTGGGAAACTTATTCTTCATCCTATTTACCACTGCTGCATCAATCTATCTGAGATCACCCAACGACAAGAAAACGGTAGCTATATTTGGGGCATTGTGGGGACTTGGCATTGGCTGGCTATCTCCGACACATACGACTGCATTTATTTCAATCATGCCAACAGGAAGCGAGGCTGAGTTGATGGGGAACTATCTCG TTGCTTGTCAGATTCTATCTTGGTTACCTCCGCTAGTGTTTACTCTCCTCAATGAGAACGGGATCCCAATGGCATTTGGATTAGCATCTCTCGACTTATACTTTCTCCTTGGATTAATTTGCCTGATACCGATCCGTGACTACGCAATGGTTGAAGATATGCATGATGTTTCTGTACCTCAGTTTGAGAATGAGGTCATGTAA
- a CDS encoding predicted protein has protein sequence MKTTTAILAAFSTSASAFVPSTPAFQRQTLSLDAVSLANGAMSFDRVCREWRCKFEGDKSDSESLEAISKVVDEYLPEIKKVSNDATVNRLVCGGCLDFKLMTTVPLEDFGPWEEKEFAPEADFLAKLKKIEGVTMIETQTITNMEI, from the coding sequence ATGAAAACAACGACCGCTATTCTTGCTGCCTTCTCCACATCCGCGTCAGCTTTCGTTCCTTCCACGCCTGCCTTCCAGCGACAGACGTTGTCTCTCGATGCCGTTTCGTTAGCCAACGGTGCCATGTCTTTCGACCGCGTCTGCCGCGAGTGGCGCTGCAAGTTTGAAGGAGATAAGTCTGATTCTGAATCTCTCGAGGCTATCTCTAAGGTCGTCGACGAATACTTACCAGAGATCAAGAAGGTCTCCAATGATGCTACGGTGAATCGTTTGGTGTGCGGGGGATGTCTCGATTTTAAACTCATGACGACGGTGCCCCTCGAAGATTTTGGACCCTgggaagaaaaggaatttgCCCCGGAGGCTGATTTCCTTGCCAAACTTAAGAAGATTGAAGGTGTCACCATGATTGAAACTCAGACGATTACCAACATGGAAATCTAA